Genomic DNA from Entomoplasma freundtii:
GAATAACGTTTTGAATTTTTAAAGTAATCCACTAATTCAATTAGTTCGGTTTTTTCTTCTTGGATTCCTCCAACATCACTAAATTTAACGTTGGTACGAATTTGGTGAGCACGGTTTTTCCCCATTCCGAAAATGTTAGCACCACCTGCGCCACCTTTAGCCATGGCTTTAAACATAGCTACGTAAATCAAGATTATGATTAAAAGAGGTAAGAATGATATCAGAACCGACCCAAAGCCAACGCCTTTTGGTGCCACCGAGGCGGTGGCTAATAGTTGGGTTAAACCGGGAGTACTATCCTTCACCAATTGTCACTGGCTAGTTGAAATCGAAAATTGAATTCAATTTCCCTTTGCATTTAAATAAACACCTTTAATTGTGACGGTACCGTTATCACCGTTGAGCATGGCTAATTTATCAAATTTAGTATTAAGACCAACTTGACCCGCCATTCAAGCAAGATTTTGTTTTTCGACCGATCCTTTTAATGTTAAAGAAATAACAATCGCTGTAATGGCAATTACTAAAACTAGGACAATCCAAACCCACATGCTTGTTTTGCGTTTTTGCTTATTCAATTTATTCACCTCTTTTTATAATCCTTATAATTTTACCATATTCATTTGTTTGTTTGTTGGCCTTTTCATGCCCTTGATTTAGCACTTTATTAGAGCCTCGACGATATAATAAACCATTCGTATAACGCGTTAGATACGGGGTTTTAAGACTATTGAAGTAATTTTTGACCGTCTTCTTGCCAATTCATAATTTATCTTTAAATTCTTGGTAATCGTTGGTAATTGTATAAGGGAAGCGGAAACCATCTTTTTTAATGGCCTCAAACAATTCATAACCGTTAGGAAACTCTTCAACCAAGTATAAATCTTCATCAACTTTGATAGTGATTTTTCGGGGGTCTAAACGAACCTTAGGAATTAAACGGAGTAAATCATAATCACGCATCAGATAATAGTCATCAACTAGGATTGTTCAGAAATTTTTAGAACTTTTATCAAGTCTTCGCGATACTTCTTGGAGTAAACTTCGTTTGCGATTTTGTGCCGGATTCTTGTTTTGACTTTGCAAAAAAACATAAAGGATTCTTGTTTTTAGCGTAGAACTTAATTGTGTTCAAAGAGGAGTAATTTTTAAGGTATCACCAACTTGGTTTGTTTTGAGATAATGATAAACTGCTTTCATTTCTTTTGCTAAATTTTGGTTGGCAATTTTAATTTCCTGGTCATAAAGTGGAAAGTCTTCCTCATTGAGAGTTGCGCGAATTCGATTTCGGGCAAACTTTTTATCAACATTTGTGGAATCTAACCGATAAGGGATTTTTTGTTTTTCAAGTCTTTGCAAAATTTGACTCTTATTCAAAGTTAAAATTGGTCTTTCCACTTTGAAATCACCATAAATTGTTTTTGGGGCGATTCCATAATGGTTGACTAAATTGTTACGTTCCTTTTGCAAAAGAAATGTTTCAATGTGGTCATTATGATTGTGGGCAATCATCACAGTATCATAGCCAAACTCTTTGGCAGTATTCGCAAAAAAATCATAACGGATGGTGCGAGCTCATGCTTCAAAATTGCCAATTGGGGTCTTATAAATTTCCGAATTAATTTCTAAAATTCGGTATGGAATGTGGTGTTTTTTTGCCAACTCTTCGACTAACTGTTGGTCTAAATCACTGTCATCGCGATAATGATAGTTAACATGAGCAATAACCAGATTAGGAATCTTCTTTTTGACCAATTCATTTAGCATATAAACGCTATCTGGTCCCCCAGATACACCCACGATATAACCTTTTTTTGGATCAACTTTAAGCATTTTACCCCCTAGTCACGAAACATTGCTAGTAATTCTGGTGTATAGCTTTCATCATCTTGATGAGCAATTAAAGGGGGTAAAATATCATTACCCTCTTTGCCGTTTAAAACTGCATCAATTAAAAGTGTTTTAGCTTTTTGTCCAGCCTTAGAATAAACAAATTGCATTCTTTTTGGCGTGAAACGGTAGCGTTCTAAAAGTAATAAAATTTCACTAGTTCGTTCGGCTCGGTGAACCATCGTTAAAACTCCACCATTTTTCAAAACTTTGGCTGCACTAGCAATAATTTCTTCTAATGTAATCAAAACTTCATGCCTAGCCTGAATTTTTTGGGGTTGCTCTTTCAGTTTTGGTTTTCCCTCCATTTTAAAAAATGGGGGGTTACAAATAACCACATCAAACTCCTGATTATGAACTTGAGCATAATCTTTAATATCAGTTTCAACAATAGAAATTTGTTTTTCCAAATGGTTTAACTCCACATTTTCACGTGCTAAAGCGACTGCCTCGGGATGAATTTCCAAGCCTACAATTTCTGCTTCAGTATATTTGCTAATAATAAGCGGAATGATAGCATTATTGGTTCCAAAGTCCACAATTCTTTTCCGACGGGAATTAAGATTTAAAAAACGCGCCACCAAAATGCTATCAAGGGTGAAACTAAACATCTCTGTCTCTTGATAGAGGGTGCGGTTAGAATAATTTAAAATGGTATTAAGAATTTTCATCGGCGCCTCGGCATAGGGTAATAAAGTAGTGGTCTAAAGCTAACTTATTGCTAACTTGACTTTTTAGGTCAGCAATAAGTTGCAAAGTTGGTTCGGCTCATTGGGGGAAAAGTGGTCAAATTGTTTTGGTCAAACTTTGTTCCGCCATTCTAATTAATTCATCTGGGGTGGTTTCTTTCAAATACATCGAACCTAACATTAATTCAGAAATATCGTTTTGGCGTAGTAAGTCATCAAAAGCATTTTGACTAGCAAAAGATTGACTTGAATTGACACGAAAGTTTTGACAACGAGATTTGATTGTTGGCAAAACTCGACCACGATCTTTTGTTAATAAAATGGCGTAGGTGTCATGAGGTGGTTCTTCTAAAAACTTTAATAATGAATTAGAAGCAATTGTTTTTAAATTTTCGGCATTTTGAATCACATAAATTTTTTGCCCATGACTCTCAAGAGCGGAAAGTTGCATTTTTTGAATCATTGTTTGAATAACTTCCTTACCGATTTCAGTCGCTCCATCACCAATTCATAAAACGTCGAACCAGTTTTTTTGCTTTAGACAATAATCACAATCATCACTTGGATAACTTTGGTTTGGACAACAAAGAAGACGAATGATTTCTTGTGCGGTACTAATTAGAAGTTCTTGGTTTTGACCTTCAAGGGTTAAGGATTGGGGAAGACGTTTTTCACTAATTTGTTTTTGAAGAAACTGGATGATTTGCATTTTCTAACGCTTCAAAAATTAATCTACTAATTTGGTCTTCCACATTGTCAAGTGATTGATTTGCATCAACCACACGGAATCGGTCTGGGTATTTCTGCAACAGTTTTTGGTAGCCTTCACGAACCAAATCTTTAAATTCCTTTTTTTCTAAATCAAAACGGTTCTTGGTTTTTGTGGCTGTTTTCAAGCGACGTTGCGCTTCCTGAGGGTCTAAATCAAAATAAATGGTCAGGTTAGGAACGTAATCACCAACAACAACTCTTTGAATTGTGTCAACTGCTTCAAGGCCAAGACCTCTACCATGGCCTTGATAAGCACTTGTGGAATCCATAAAGCGATCTGAAATCACAATTTTATTTGCTTTTAAAGCAGGAATAATCACTTTGCTCAGATGTTCACGACGGGCTGCTAGGTATAATAGCGCTTCTGTTCACGGATCCATTCCTTCACTTTGGTCAGCTAGAATTAGGTGACGAATTTGCTCAGATATTTTCTCTCCACCCGGTTCGCGAGTAAGCAGTACTTCGTAGCCCGCTTTTTCTAATTTTTCTGCTACTTTTTTAATCGCCGTTGTTTTGCCGCTTCCATCAACACCCTCAATTGTAATAAACATTAATCTTCCTCCACTTTTTTACGATTTATTAAAGCACTTTCAAGAGTTGCCTCATCCATGTAATCTATCATTCCACCCATTGGGATACCTTTAGCGATTCTAGTTATCTTGACTTTTTTGGTTTGCAAGAGTTTAGCAATGTAATTGGCCGTCACTTCTCCTTCAAAGGTCGCATTTAGAGCCAAAATAACTTCATCACCCGTTTTTAAGCGATGTAATAGGGAATCAATGGCTAACTTATCTGGAGTCATCCCCTTTTGAACGTTAATTTCGCCTCCTAGAACTGCGTAAACGCCTTTATATTTTTGAAATTTCTCGATATTCAACATGTCCATTATTGACGAAACAACACAAACAATTTTTTGGTTTCGCGAAGGATTAGCACAAATTTCGCATTGTTCATTTATGGTTAAACCATAACAAATTGGGCAAATGTGGAAAAGTGTTTGGACTTTTCGAATTTCTCTTTGGAGCGCCTCTACCTTATCGGGGTGTTCGATTAGATCAACTACTAAACGTTCGCTGTTCTTTTTCGTTAAGCCTTTAAATTTCGAGAGATTACTAATAATTTCGTCAATTTCTATTTTCATATTAGCCTTCTATCTCACAGTCTTCGCCGAGAGTTTGCTTGACTAAGGTTTCAAAACCAATCTCATTATTATCTAAATCATCACTTTTAAAAGTCTTTACCTCCTCAAAATCATGATGGTGAATTGGTAATGTTTTTGCCTTATTTTTAAAGGCAAAATCCTTTTTTAGTAACGTGAATTGAGTTTCATCAATGGGGTAAACCTTATAATTCTTGCCAAAAAATTCACTTAGTTTTGCTATGTAAACATCATCTTGTAAGCAATGTTGCAAGTAATTAGTTGCCCAAATTTTTTCAAATCGAATTAAAATTTCGCAATCACTTACAGCGATAATTTTTCCATCACATCAAGCTATCATCTCACGAGCTTTACTTGGGTCAATAAGTTGGTCGTTTTGGTTTATTGCAAAGCATTGGTCTAATAGTTTGGTAATTTCTTTGCGGGCTTGACCATCAGGAGCCACTAATGTATTTAGAGCCATTGCATTGGTGATCGTTTTATTGGTTGTCATCGAGATACTTGATGCTGTGGCTAGCTTTTCGTTTCTTATCATTGTTAAAGTAGGAGTTACATACTCCGCTTCATTAACGACTTTTTGTGATAGTTTTGAAGGGGCAATCTTTATTGTTTCGGTAGCAGTAAGTTGAGGCTTTACTGAGTTTAGTTTTAAAAGACTAATAAGCAAATAATTAAAATTTAGCCCACTTCCTTGAGACTTCTTATAAGCTTCAGCCAAACAATCAGCAATAGCAAAATAACCATCGATATCTGATGGCCAACCAAGTAATTCATTTGCTTCCAAATAAGTTAAAAATCTTGAGTCGTTGGTTATTTTATATTCAATAATTTCTTTTAAAATAATCATCAAGCTTAAAGTAAATTGGTTAAAGTCTAACCCGCGGGCTTCGACAGTTTCAAAGTACTCAATAACGGTTTGAAAACGATTGTTTAAAAGGTCTTGGATTAATTGCAATTTTTCTGATAAAGGAGCTAGATAGAAAAGCTTTTGTAAATTTTCTAGAGTTAACTCATGATCACTAATAATCATTAATTGTTCAAGGTAATTGAGGGCATCACGTAATGATCCTTCACTTAGGAAGTAAATTTCTTGGGCTGCTTTGCCTTCTAAAACAAAACCTTCATTTTCCGCGACAAAATTCAAACGATTGATTAGTGAGGTTTGATCAATCTTTTGTAAATTAAAAGCTTGACATCGAGAAATAATGGTGGCAGGAAGTTTAGCAAATTCAGTCGTTGCTAAGATAAACAAGGCATGCTTTGGTGGTTCTTCCAAAGTCTTTAAAAGAGCATTGAAAGCACCTTTACTTAACATGTGGACTTCGTCGATGATGTAAACCTTATATCGACCACCTAATGGTAAAATCGACACATTTTCTTTAATGTTACGAATTTCATCAACTCCGTTATTCGAAGCTGCATCAATTTCGAAAATATTTGCAGTCTGACCTTGATTACTTAGTTGACAATTTAGGCAGTCATTACAAGGGTTGCCTTCTACTGGTTTCTCACAGTTAATAGCTTTAGCGAAGATTCTTGCTAAGGATGTTTTACCTGTCCCTTTTTGACCAGTGAATAATAGGGCATGAGGAAAAGCATTATTTTTTACTTCATTTTGTAAAATAGTAATCACATTTTTATGACCTGCTACCTCTGAAAAAGTGTCGGGTCGATATGAACGGTAAAGTGAACTTTTATTTTTTAACATGCTACTCCTTAACCTCTATATTTTAGCAAGAAAGAGTACAAAAAAAGGCTTGGGAGCCTAATTATTGTTCTCTGGATGACGAAGCTTTTTAAAAAAGGTTTCTAAAATTTCTTGGTATTGCCGTTCTTGCTCTGGGGTGCTATTCTTTTGCAATTTAGGGCTGATATCATTAATACTAAAATGATTATGAATTCCATACTTGTCACTCGTAACAAGATACTTAATTTGCTTAATTTTTGTTTGTTTGATGGCCCCGTAACACATTTGGCACGGCTCTAAGGTCGTTAATAAAGTGTATTGGTCTAAGTTTAATGATTTTATTTTGGTAGTTAAATTATTTAGAGCATTAATTTCCGCATGATTTGAAATCTCTCAATTAGCTTGACGAGTATTTCACCCAATGCTAGCCACATTTCCTTGTGGGTCTAAAATGAGACTAGATACCGGAACATCTTCGCTCTTTTCGGTATTTTTTAAAGCTTTCATTAAGGTTTCGAAGTATTGATCTTCCATATTTATCTCCAAAATAAAACCATTATACAAGACACATTTCCTTATAGCTGCTTCCTTCCGGACCTGACTAATTCAGACGTTATCTTTATAATGGCCATATATATTTTACCATATTAATTTATAATCCAAAAAGTGTTTGGTGGTAGAAAATTCCCTTTTCAATAAGTTGTTTAATTGACAACTTATCTAGCCAATTAATTAAATTGTCAATTCTGATAAAAAATTAATTTACCATTTATTTTGTAATCTTAATTATAAAATAATAAAGTTTGGTATTTAGTGGAGAACAAATGATTAAACTAATGGTAGCAATTCTTTTATTCGTTTTGATTATCATTCTTATTGCTAGTTTTTTCAGTGTCCGCAACTATCTATTAAACAAGAAACGAAAAGAATTTAGAGATCACGAACTATCATTAGCCGTCAAGAATTTGTGCTCCCACTTAGATCAACAAGTCATTAATAATTTGCGTCCGATTTTTCCAGGAGACCCAATAAGTAGGCAAAGTGGGATTTATTGTTTTTGAATCCAAGATGGTGACTATGAAGGCCAATATTTTATTCCTATTTATGTTGGAAAAACAAACAATTTTCAAGCCAGGTTCAGATCTCATTATAAGAAAATAAGAATAATTTATGATGAACCTCATGTCAAAGGGTTTGAATTAAAATATTATAAAATTTGCGATTATCTAAAATTTTATAAATTGAGACCCGAAAATATCCGTTTTTCAGTACTAGAAGTGATTAGTGATTCTAGGAATTGGGAGTTAATGGCAAAAAGGGAAGAATATTGAATGCATAAGTTAGGGGCCGATACACGTGGCTTTAACCAACTTCACGCCTTAGGTTTTGGTTCTCATCCTAAAGATATTGATGAAAACGATTTCTTTAAATACCGGTCATATAATACGCGATGAGTAAATAAGAAACCCACTTAAAAATAAAAATCTACACTTTTATAGAAAGTGTAGATTTTTATTTTTTTGATAGGTTTGAAATGACTTTCATTATTTCGATATCATTTTCTATCTTTTTACTTGCTTGTGGAATACTAGTAGACAAAATTTTATCCACGATTTTCTCGTTTATGCATTTCATTATAGTATCTCCTTTATTTAATTTTAAATTATGAACAGATTATACATTAACTAACTGTAAAAGATAATAAAATTTGTTTTTCAAATCACTTAACTATTTCGCTAATTTGTTCTTCCTCAGATAAATTTTTAGTATCTTCAACAATTTTGATTACATAATGCTCCCAATCTTTTAAATAACCTTTCCGGGGGTCAATTTTAATAAAAAAGCCGCAAACTTCCAAAAAAATAATAGCTGTAAGTAGCGCAGTTCGCTTATTGCCGTTATGAAATTTGTGTCGGGTTAGAAATGAATATAAAAGTTCAGCAGAGAGATCAAGTGCTGTTAAAGGTGTGGTGGCGTAACTTCATTTTTGAACTAACGAATTAATAGTTGCTTCTACAGCACCTTTGCCTTTCTCGCCATAAACACCCCTTTCACTAGTTACAGTTTGGGCCAAAGAATGCGCAGCTTCAACTACATTAATTAGAATTTTTACTAAAGACTCATCAAAATAAACGCGAATATTTTGAAAATTAAGAGACTCGATATTTTGTGATTCATAAA
This window encodes:
- the recR gene encoding recombination mediator RecR, with translation MKIEIDEIISNLSKFKGLTKKNSERLVVDLIEHPDKVEALQREIRKVQTLFHICPICYGLTINEQCEICANPSRNQKIVCVVSSIMDMLNIEKFQKYKGVYAVLGGEINVQKGMTPDKLAIDSLLHRLKTGDEVILALNATFEGEVTANYIAKLLQTKKVKITRIAKGIPMGGMIDYMDEATLESALINRKKVEED
- a CDS encoding type II toxin-antitoxin system death-on-curing family toxin is translated as MIIYESQNIESLNFQNIRVYFDESLVKILINVVEAAHSLAQTVTSERGVYGEKGKGAVEATINSLVQKWSYATTPLTALDLSAELLYSFLTRHKFHNGNKRTALLTAIIFLEVCGFFIKIDPRKGYLKDWEHYVIKIVEDTKNLSEEEQISEIVKWFEKQILLSFTVS
- a CDS encoding nucleoside deaminase — translated: MEDQYFETLMKALKNTEKSEDVPVSSLILDPQGNVASIGWNTRQANWEISNHAEINALNNLTTKIKSLNLDQYTLLTTLEPCQMCYGAIKQTKIKQIKYLVTSDKYGIHNHFSINDISPKLQKNSTPEQERQYQEILETFFKKLRHPENNN
- a CDS encoding tRNA1(Val) (adenine(37)-N6)-methyltransferase, which encodes MKILNTILNYSNRTLYQETEMFSFTLDSILVARFLNLNSRRKRIVDFGTNNAIIPLIISKYTEAEIVGLEIHPEAVALARENVELNHLEKQISIVETDIKDYAQVHNQEFDVVICNPPFFKMEGKPKLKEQPQKIQARHEVLITLEEIIASAAKVLKNGGVLTMVHRAERTSEILLLLERYRFTPKRMQFVYSKAGQKAKTLLIDAVLNGKEGNDILPPLIAHQDDESYTPELLAMFRD
- the tilS gene encoding tRNA lysidine(34) synthetase TilS, with protein sequence MLKVDPKKGYIVGVSGGPDSVYMLNELVKKKIPNLVIAHVNYHYRDDSDLDQQLVEELAKKHHIPYRILEINSEIYKTPIGNFEAWARTIRYDFFANTAKEFGYDTVMIAHNHNDHIETFLLQKERNNLVNHYGIAPKTIYGDFKVERPILTLNKSQILQRLEKQKIPYRLDSTNVDKKFARNRIRATLNEEDFPLYDQEIKIANQNLAKEMKAVYHYLKTNQVGDTLKITPLWTQLSSTLKTRILYVFLQSQNKNPAQNRKRSLLQEVSRRLDKSSKNFWTILVDDYYLMRDYDLLRLIPKVRLDPRKITIKVDEDLYLVEEFPNGYELFEAIKKDGFRFPYTITNDYQEFKDKLWIGKKTVKNYFNSLKTPYLTRYTNGLLYRRGSNKVLNQGHEKANKQTNEYGKIIRIIKRGE
- a CDS encoding GIY-YIG nuclease family protein produces the protein MIKLMVAILLFVLIIILIASFFSVRNYLLNKKRKEFRDHELSLAVKNLCSHLDQQVINNLRPIFPGDPISRQSGIYCFWIQDGDYEGQYFIPIYVGKTNNFQARFRSHYKKIRIIYDEPHVKGFELKYYKICDYLKFYKLRPENIRFSVLEVISDSRNWELMAKREEYWMHKLGADTRGFNQLHALGFGSHPKDIDENDFFKYRSYNTRWVNKKPT
- the tmk gene encoding dTMP kinase, which produces MFITIEGVDGSGKTTAIKKVAEKLEKAGYEVLLTREPGGEKISEQIRHLILADQSEGMDPWTEALLYLAARREHLSKVIIPALKANKIVISDRFMDSTSAYQGHGRGLGLEAVDTIQRVVVGDYVPNLTIYFDLDPQEAQRRLKTATKTKNRFDLEKKEFKDLVREGYQKLLQKYPDRFRVVDANQSLDNVEDQISRLIFEALENANHPVSSKTN
- the dnaX gene encoding DNA polymerase III subunit gamma/tau; amino-acid sequence: MLKNKSSLYRSYRPDTFSEVAGHKNVITILQNEVKNNAFPHALLFTGQKGTGKTSLARIFAKAINCEKPVEGNPCNDCLNCQLSNQGQTANIFEIDAASNNGVDEIRNIKENVSILPLGGRYKVYIIDEVHMLSKGAFNALLKTLEEPPKHALFILATTEFAKLPATIISRCQAFNLQKIDQTSLINRLNFVAENEGFVLEGKAAQEIYFLSEGSLRDALNYLEQLMIISDHELTLENLQKLFYLAPLSEKLQLIQDLLNNRFQTVIEYFETVEARGLDFNQFTLSLMIILKEIIEYKITNDSRFLTYLEANELLGWPSDIDGYFAIADCLAEAYKKSQGSGLNFNYLLISLLKLNSVKPQLTATETIKIAPSKLSQKVVNEAEYVTPTLTMIRNEKLATASSISMTTNKTITNAMALNTLVAPDGQARKEITKLLDQCFAINQNDQLIDPSKAREMIAWCDGKIIAVSDCEILIRFEKIWATNYLQHCLQDDVYIAKLSEFFGKNYKVYPIDETQFTLLKKDFAFKNKAKTLPIHHHDFEEVKTFKSDDLDNNEIGFETLVKQTLGEDCEIEG